Proteins encoded together in one Nostoc sp. PCC 7524 window:
- the hisF gene encoding imidazole glycerol phosphate synthase subunit HisF: MLSKRILPCLDVKAGRVVKGVNFVNLKDAGDPVELAKVYNEAGADELVFLDITATHEDRDIIIDVVYRTAEQVFIPLTVGGGIQSLENVKALLRAGADKVSINSAAVRDPDLINRASDRFGNQCIVVAIDARRRVDPQNPGWDVYVRGGRENTGLDALLWAKEVEQRGAGELLVTSMDADGTQAGYDIELTRAIAEAVEIPVIASGGAGNCEHIHDALTAGKAEAALLASLLHYGQLSVAEIKNFLRDRNVPVRL, encoded by the coding sequence ATGTTATCTAAAAGAATTTTACCTTGTTTGGATGTGAAGGCGGGACGGGTTGTTAAAGGAGTTAACTTTGTCAACCTCAAGGATGCAGGCGATCCGGTGGAATTAGCGAAGGTTTACAATGAAGCCGGGGCTGATGAGTTAGTGTTTCTAGATATTACGGCTACTCATGAAGACCGGGATATTATCATCGATGTGGTTTACCGGACTGCTGAACAGGTGTTTATTCCCCTGACTGTCGGTGGTGGTATTCAATCCTTAGAAAATGTTAAAGCTTTGTTACGAGCCGGAGCAGATAAGGTTAGTATTAACTCTGCGGCAGTGCGTGACCCAGACTTAATTAATCGAGCCAGCGATCGCTTTGGTAATCAGTGTATAGTTGTCGCCATTGATGCTAGGCGCAGAGTAGACCCCCAAAATCCTGGGTGGGATGTGTACGTACGTGGAGGACGAGAAAATACCGGCTTAGATGCCTTACTTTGGGCTAAAGAAGTCGAACAACGCGGCGCAGGAGAACTATTGGTAACAAGTATGGATGCTGACGGGACTCAAGCCGGCTATGACATAGAGTTAACACGAGCAATTGCTGAGGCTGTGGAAATCCCAGTGATTGCATCTGGTGGTGCCGGTAACTGTGAACATATCCATGACGCACTGACAGCAGGGAAAGCAGAAGCTGCTCTATTAGCATCGCTTCTACATTATGGTCAATTAAGCGTGGCTGAAATTAAGAATTTTTTGCGCGATCGCAACGTACCAGTCCGTTTGTAG
- a CDS encoding SDR family oxidoreductase yields the protein MTSPKVAIITAASRGIGAGCARELAARGYNVALMARSPEVLDLAAELDGIAIQGSITNLPDLQRLIAATLTKFGRIDAVVNSFGDPSRPDLLSISDEMWLENFEMLFLSVVRIAKLVTEPMQNSGGGAIVNISACDSQEPSLGTPFSGTLRAAMEGFTKLYAKRYRTDKIRMVSVAPFFVADSMAELEGWNVPTDLMFGRPANYREFAKTVAFLISDDAKFITGTTLKVDEAYSAAI from the coding sequence ATGACTTCACCAAAAGTGGCAATTATTACGGCTGCTAGTCGGGGAATTGGTGCGGGTTGTGCGCGAGAATTAGCCGCACGGGGTTACAATGTAGCGTTAATGGCGCGATCGCCTGAAGTTTTAGATTTAGCAGCAGAATTGGATGGTATTGCCATTCAAGGCTCAATTACCAATTTGCCAGACTTACAGCGATTAATCGCGGCAACCTTAACTAAATTTGGTCGGATAGATGCCGTAGTTAATAGTTTTGGCGATCCATCTCGACCAGATTTACTGTCTATTTCCGATGAAATGTGGTTAGAAAACTTTGAAATGCTGTTTTTGAGTGTGGTTCGCATCGCCAAACTTGTGACAGAACCGATGCAAAATTCCGGTGGTGGTGCGATCGTCAATATTTCCGCCTGCGACTCCCAAGAACCGAGCCTAGGAACACCTTTTAGCGGGACACTCCGCGCCGCAATGGAAGGCTTTACAAAGCTGTATGCCAAGCGTTACAGAACAGATAAAATCCGGATGGTTTCTGTCGCGCCTTTCTTTGTCGCAGATTCAATGGCAGAGTTAGAAGGCTGGAATGTCCCGACTGATTTAATGTTTGGTCGTCCTGCTAACTACAGAGAGTTTGCCAAAACAGTAGCTTTCTTGATTTCCGATGATGCCAAATTTATCACAGGTACAACCTTGAAAGTAGATGAAGCCTATTCTGCGGCTATTTAG
- a CDS encoding GH116 family glycosyl hydrolase, producing the protein MTTQPSLQIPTCTWNRPIGLGWDKPYTVRYASNIDDGPWHGMPLGGFGAGCIGRSSRGDFNLWHIDGGEHLFQNIPACQFSVFESHGTSSQAYALATTAPEDGSLQAWQWYPASTATQETGAYHALYPRSWFVYENVLQAQLTCEQFSPVYAHNYQETSYPVAVFVWKAHNPTNAPITLSIMLTWQNMTGWFTNALKSPEVKVRDDGSPVYEYQPRLGESQGNYNYLVESPQSLGCFLGRVGITEPLQEGEGSWCIVTQKHPQVEVFHHTRWNAAGKGDEIWQSFAADGSLPDYIDTTPAGENEQIGTAIAVRFTLQPGENLEIPFVLAWDFPVTEFAAGVNYHRRYTDFFGTNGNNAWAIATLALEQYQTWQQQIQAWQQPIIEREDLPNWLKMALFNELYDLTSGGTLWSAATERDPIGQFAVLECLDYRWYESLDVRLYGSFGLVLLFPELEKSVMRAFARAIPQGDDTPRVIGYYYTIGAESPVAVRKAVGATPHDLGAPNEHVWQKTNYTSYQDCNLWKDLGCDFVLQVYRDYLFTGANDVEFLQDCWDAIVQTLDYVKTFDLDGDGIPENSGAPDQTFDDWRLQGVSAYCGGLWMAALEAAIAISEILSQHQPDSALLKQKSIYATWLEKSLPIYQEKLWNGQYYRLDSNSGSDVVMADQLCGQFYAALLNLPDIVPGDRAISALRTVYDACFLKFYNGQFGAANGVRPDGSPENPQATHPLEVWTGINFGLAAFLVQMGMKDEALRLTEAVVQQIYSNGLQFRTPEAITPSGTFRASTYLRAMAIWGVYLVMSERV; encoded by the coding sequence ATGACAACGCAACCCTCCCTGCAAATTCCCACTTGTACTTGGAATCGTCCTATAGGTTTAGGCTGGGACAAACCTTATACTGTTCGCTACGCCAGTAATATTGATGATGGCCCTTGGCATGGTATGCCCTTGGGTGGCTTTGGTGCTGGCTGTATCGGGCGTTCTTCGCGGGGAGATTTTAACCTGTGGCACATCGACGGCGGTGAGCATCTTTTCCAAAATATTCCCGCCTGTCAGTTCAGTGTGTTTGAATCTCATGGCACATCCTCCCAAGCTTACGCTTTGGCGACAACAGCACCCGAAGATGGTAGTCTGCAAGCTTGGCAATGGTATCCAGCCTCTACCGCCACACAGGAAACAGGAGCATATCACGCGCTGTATCCTCGTAGCTGGTTTGTGTATGAGAACGTCTTGCAAGCACAGTTAACCTGTGAGCAATTTTCCCCCGTCTATGCTCATAATTACCAAGAAACTAGCTACCCTGTGGCGGTATTTGTCTGGAAGGCGCACAACCCGACAAATGCACCTATCACTCTCAGTATTATGCTGACTTGGCAGAATATGACGGGCTGGTTTACTAATGCGCTGAAGTCTCCAGAGGTGAAGGTGCGGGATGATGGTAGTCCGGTTTATGAATATCAGCCACGTTTAGGCGAAAGTCAGGGTAATTACAATTATTTAGTGGAAAGTCCCCAATCTCTAGGTTGCTTTTTGGGGCGGGTAGGAATTACAGAACCTTTACAGGAAGGTGAGGGTAGTTGGTGTATTGTCACTCAGAAACATCCCCAAGTAGAAGTGTTTCATCATACCCGTTGGAATGCTGCTGGTAAGGGGGATGAGATATGGCAGAGCTTTGCGGCAGATGGTTCCTTACCTGATTATATTGATACTACCCCAGCCGGAGAAAATGAACAGATAGGAACTGCGATCGCAGTCCGTTTCACTCTCCAGCCAGGGGAAAATCTGGAAATTCCCTTTGTTCTGGCTTGGGATTTCCCCGTGACAGAATTTGCTGCTGGAGTGAATTATCATCGCAGATATACAGATTTTTTTGGTACTAATGGTAACAATGCTTGGGCGATCGCTACCCTAGCTTTAGAACAATATCAAACTTGGCAACAACAAATTCAAGCTTGGCAACAACCCATTATAGAACGGGAAGACTTACCCAACTGGTTGAAAATGGCTCTATTTAATGAGCTGTATGACCTCACCAGTGGTGGTACACTTTGGAGTGCAGCCACAGAGCGCGATCCTATTGGTCAGTTTGCTGTATTAGAGTGTCTTGATTACCGTTGGTATGAAAGTTTAGATGTCCGCTTATACGGTTCATTTGGACTGGTGTTACTGTTTCCAGAACTGGAAAAATCGGTGATGCGTGCTTTTGCACGGGCAATTCCCCAAGGTGATGATACACCCCGTGTGATTGGTTATTACTATACTATCGGTGCAGAAAGTCCCGTTGCTGTGCGGAAAGCTGTCGGTGCTACACCCCATGACTTAGGCGCACCCAATGAACACGTTTGGCAGAAAACCAACTACACCAGTTATCAAGACTGCAATTTGTGGAAGGATTTAGGCTGTGATTTTGTCTTGCAGGTTTACCGGGATTATCTGTTTACTGGTGCGAATGATGTTGAGTTTCTGCAAGACTGCTGGGATGCCATTGTGCAAACCCTAGATTATGTCAAAACCTTTGATTTAGATGGGGATGGGATTCCAGAAAACTCCGGCGCACCTGATCAAACCTTTGATGATTGGCGATTACAAGGGGTAAGCGCCTATTGTGGTGGTTTATGGATGGCGGCGTTAGAAGCAGCGATCGCTATTAGTGAAATTTTAAGCCAACATCAGCCAGACTCAGCATTACTCAAGCAAAAATCTATCTATGCAACTTGGTTAGAAAAATCTTTGCCTATCTATCAAGAAAAACTTTGGAATGGTCAATATTATCGTTTAGATAGTAACAGTGGTTCTGATGTGGTGATGGCAGATCAATTGTGTGGACAATTTTACGCTGCTTTATTAAATTTACCGGATATTGTGCCGGGCGATCGCGCTATTTCTGCTTTAAGAACTGTGTATGATGCTTGTTTCCTCAAATTTTACAATGGACAATTTGGGGCGGCGAATGGTGTGCGTCCTGATGGTTCACCAGAAAACCCTCAAGCTACCCATCCTCTAGAAGTTTGGACGGGGATTAATTTTGGGTTAGCAGCGTTTTTAGTGCAGATGGGGATGAAGGATGAAGCATTACGATTAACTGAGGCGGTGGTGCAGCAAATTTATAGTAATGGTTTGCAATTTCGGACACCGGAAGCTATCACTCCATCTGGGACTTTCCGCGCTAGTACCTATTTACGGGCGATGGCAATTTGGGGTGTTTATTTAGTTATGAGTGAGAGGGTTTAA
- a CDS encoding bifunctional ADP-dependent NAD(P)H-hydrate dehydratase/NAD(P)H-hydrate epimerase produces MRDIEGRIFAAGMPVAALMEKVAGLVAGFIQDIYPHERQGRQGKIYSSYSPSPHVGILVGPGHNGGDALVVARELHFHGYNVWIYAPFSKFKELTSQHLQYVQSLGIVCYQDIEQLPDCDFLVDGLFGFGLEKAITDPIAAAINHFNDWDKPIISIDVPSGLHTDTGEVLGTAIRATYTLCLGLWKLGLLQDQALEYVGKAELIDFDIPLADVQAVLGESHKIKRITPVTALSTLPLPRPPVTHKYKEGHLLLICGSRRYAGGAILTALGARGSGVGMLSVAVPESLKPLLVSHLPEALIIGCPETETGAIAQLQLPEKTDLNSFSAIACGPGLTTDATPIVQEVIQSDRLLVLDADGLNILAQLDTIPTLQQRQAATVLTPHTGEFQRLFPHLPDAKRDRINAVREAALQSGAVVLLKGARTALAAPAAGIANPHGIVWINPESTPALARGGSGDVLTGLLGGLLAQAATKELPIEDIVATAAWWHAQAGILAAQERTELGVDAFTLTNYLMSVLSVFA; encoded by the coding sequence ATGCGGGACATTGAGGGGCGGATTTTTGCAGCCGGAATGCCTGTAGCAGCTTTGATGGAAAAAGTGGCGGGACTTGTTGCTGGGTTTATTCAGGATATTTACCCACATGAGAGACAAGGTAGACAAGGTAAAATTTACTCCTCCTATTCCCCCAGTCCCCATGTCGGTATCCTTGTTGGCCCTGGACATAATGGTGGTGATGCGTTGGTTGTAGCGCGTGAGTTACACTTTCATGGTTACAATGTTTGGATTTACGCACCTTTTTCTAAGTTCAAGGAATTAACCTCGCAGCATTTGCAATATGTTCAAAGTTTGGGAATTGTTTGTTATCAAGATATTGAACAATTACCTGATTGTGATTTTTTAGTAGATGGTTTGTTTGGATTTGGTTTAGAGAAAGCAATTACTGATCCCATCGCTGCGGCAATTAATCATTTCAATGACTGGGATAAACCGATTATTAGTATTGATGTGCCTTCGGGTTTGCACACTGATACAGGTGAGGTTTTGGGGACAGCCATCCGTGCAACTTATACCTTGTGTTTGGGTTTGTGGAAGTTGGGTTTGTTGCAAGATCAGGCTTTGGAGTATGTGGGGAAAGCGGAGTTAATCGATTTTGATATTCCTTTAGCTGATGTGCAAGCAGTGCTGGGAGAAAGCCATAAAATTAAACGCATCACACCAGTAACGGCACTTTCTACCCTACCCTTACCCCGTCCCCCAGTGACGCACAAGTATAAAGAAGGACATTTACTGTTAATTTGTGGTTCGCGGCGTTATGCGGGTGGAGCAATTTTAACGGCTTTGGGTGCTAGGGGTAGTGGTGTGGGGATGCTATCTGTGGCTGTACCGGAATCTCTCAAGCCGCTTTTGGTGTCCCATTTGCCGGAAGCCTTGATTATTGGGTGTCCAGAAACGGAAACAGGAGCCATTGCTCAGTTACAATTACCAGAGAAAACAGATTTAAATTCCTTTAGTGCGATCGCCTGTGGCCCTGGGTTAACTACAGATGCTACTCCTATTGTCCAGGAAGTTATTCAAAGCGATCGCCTCTTAGTTCTCGATGCTGATGGTTTAAATATTCTGGCGCAACTAGACACCATCCCCACATTACAACAGCGTCAAGCAGCAACGGTACTCACACCCCATACTGGTGAATTTCAACGGTTGTTTCCCCATCTTCCTGATGCTAAACGAGACAGAATTAATGCTGTAAGAGAAGCAGCCCTTCAGAGTGGGGCAGTAGTATTGTTGAAAGGTGCGAGAACTGCGTTGGCAGCGCCCGCCGCAGGCATCGCTAATCCCCACGGTATAGTATGGATTAATCCCGAAAGTACGCCAGCTTTAGCTCGTGGTGGTAGTGGCGATGTATTAACAGGCTTACTCGGTGGATTATTAGCACAAGCTGCGACTAAAGAATTGCCGATAGAAGATATTGTAGCGACGGCGGCATGGTGGCACGCCCAAGCTGGGATTTTAGCAGCCCAAGAACGCACGGAATTGGGGGTAGATGCCTTTACGTTGACTAATTATCTGATGTCAGTGCTTAGTGTTTTTGCTTAA
- a CDS encoding papain fold toxin domain-containing protein, with protein MGSLSREEIYQALGNISIQFGNLECDKCAIALKSWSDGNGIEAKILKLRTKKRNDFFIISDRYGDSESITDNGIHYGVEVLGLVFDNLSPQGLPRDEWINDFSCRSGEFYLEELDNF; from the coding sequence TTGGGCAGTTTATCGAGAGAAGAAATTTATCAGGCACTTGGCAATATTTCCATTCAATTTGGCAACCTTGAATGTGACAAATGTGCCATAGCATTAAAGTCATGGAGTGATGGTAATGGAATTGAGGCAAAAATTCTTAAGCTCAGAACTAAAAAGCGAAATGATTTCTTTATAATTAGCGATCGTTATGGTGATAGTGAGTCAATTACTGATAATGGTATTCATTATGGTGTAGAAGTTTTAGGGCTGGTTTTTGATAACCTTTCACCTCAAGGATTACCCCGTGATGAGTGGATAAATGATTTTTCCTGCCGCAGTGGTGAATTTTATTTAGAAGAGTTAGATAACTTCTAA
- a CDS encoding NAD(P)H-quinone oxidoreductase subunit 4: MNPLAFPWLTAIIALPLVAALAIPIIPDKEGKTVRWYGLGVAIADFALMIYAFWQNYDFHSSAYQFVEKYAWIPQIGLNWSVAVDGLSMPLLLLTGLINTLAIFAAWKVTNKPRLFYGLMLAMYSAQLGVFVAQDLLLFFLMWEIELVPVYLLISIWGGAKRRYAATKFILYTAAASIFILVAGFALAFSGDTFTFDIASLGMKEYPKAIELLAYAGFLIAFGVKLPIFPLHTWLPDAHGEASAPGSMILAGVLLKMGGYALIRFNMEMLPNAHVYFAPVLAILGVVNIIYGACCAFAQTNLKRRLAYSSIAHMGFVLIGLASYTELGVSGAMLQMVSHGLIAASLFFLTGVTYERTHTLLMDKMGGIGKVMPKTFALYTAGAMASLALPGMSGFVGELMVFLGIATSDVYSSSFKVVVVLLSAVGVILTPIYLLSMLRQVFYGQQSEELHLDTVVADVKPRELFITACLILPIIGIGLYPKIVTQTYDVKTVEVATHARQVLPVVGGQQPASMYSQIFTAPTLASAEVQSLVNISK; this comes from the coding sequence ATGAATCCCCTTGCATTTCCTTGGCTAACAGCCATAATTGCCTTACCGTTGGTGGCAGCCTTAGCCATCCCTATAATTCCAGATAAAGAAGGTAAAACAGTCCGGTGGTATGGTTTAGGAGTAGCGATCGCTGATTTTGCCTTAATGATTTACGCCTTTTGGCAAAACTACGATTTCCACAGTTCCGCCTATCAATTTGTAGAAAAATACGCCTGGATACCCCAAATCGGCTTAAATTGGTCAGTAGCAGTTGACGGCTTATCAATGCCCCTCTTGTTACTAACAGGCTTAATTAACACCCTAGCAATCTTCGCGGCTTGGAAAGTAACTAACAAGCCGCGATTATTTTATGGGTTGATGTTGGCAATGTATAGCGCACAGTTAGGTGTGTTTGTTGCCCAAGACTTACTGTTATTCTTCCTCATGTGGGAAATTGAGCTAGTTCCCGTATACTTGCTAATTTCTATCTGGGGAGGCGCGAAACGCCGCTATGCAGCTACCAAGTTTATTCTTTATACTGCTGCTGCCTCTATATTTATTCTCGTAGCCGGTTTTGCTCTAGCATTCTCTGGAGATACATTCACTTTCGACATCGCCTCTTTGGGCATGAAAGAATATCCCAAAGCGATTGAACTATTGGCTTATGCAGGTTTCTTAATTGCTTTCGGTGTCAAACTCCCAATTTTCCCCTTACACACCTGGCTACCTGATGCTCACGGTGAAGCATCTGCACCTGGTTCGATGATTCTAGCTGGTGTGTTGTTGAAGATGGGTGGTTATGCCTTAATCCGCTTCAACATGGAAATGTTACCTAACGCTCATGTTTACTTTGCGCCAGTCTTAGCCATCTTGGGTGTAGTTAACATTATCTACGGTGCTTGTTGCGCCTTTGCTCAAACCAACCTCAAACGCCGCCTCGCTTACTCTTCAATTGCCCACATGGGTTTTGTTCTCATCGGTTTAGCTTCCTACACCGAACTGGGTGTAAGTGGCGCGATGTTACAGATGGTTTCTCATGGTTTAATTGCTGCTAGCTTGTTCTTCTTAACTGGTGTAACTTACGAACGTACCCACACCTTGTTAATGGATAAAATGGGTGGTATCGGTAAAGTAATGCCCAAAACCTTCGCTCTCTACACCGCCGGCGCAATGGCTTCTCTAGCTTTACCTGGAATGAGTGGCTTCGTGGGTGAGTTGATGGTATTCCTCGGTATCGCTACCAGTGATGTTTACAGTTCCAGCTTCAAAGTTGTAGTAGTTCTCCTCTCAGCAGTGGGTGTGATTCTAACACCAATTTACTTACTTTCCATGCTGCGTCAAGTGTTCTACGGTCAGCAAAGTGAAGAATTACATCTAGATACTGTAGTTGCTGATGTCAAACCCCGTGAGTTGTTCATCACCGCTTGTTTGATTCTTCCCATCATCGGTATCGGTTTGTATCCCAAGATCGTAACGCAGACTTACGATGTGAAGACAGTAGAAGTTGCAACCCATGCCCGTCAAGTGTTACCAGTTGTGGGTGGACAACAGCCAGCAAGTATGTACTCACAAATTTTCACAGCACCAACACTGGCTTCTGCTGAAGTTCAAAGTTTAGTTAATATTTCAAAGTAA
- a CDS encoding helix-turn-helix transcriptional regulator, with protein MTKNSPKKSTTVRTRRAIVNLLKQQGAMDSQELAACLGISAMAVRQHLYALQDEHLVTYEEEPRDMGRPAKLWQLTPDANRLFPDGYAELTLGLIQAVTVAFGETGLDKLLEVRTKQQLAIYQAQISNQDTLAARLAALVKLRSHEGYMAESKALDDGSFLLIENHCPICAAATACTGLCEQELMIFQCVLGENVKVERAEHILAGARRCVYRVFVNAT; from the coding sequence ATGACCAAAAACTCACCGAAAAAATCAACTACAGTCCGCACTCGTCGGGCTATTGTCAACTTACTCAAACAACAGGGTGCAATGGACTCCCAAGAGTTAGCAGCTTGTTTGGGGATTTCTGCAATGGCTGTGCGTCAGCATTTGTATGCCCTACAAGATGAGCATTTAGTCACCTATGAGGAAGAACCCCGTGACATGGGACGACCTGCTAAACTATGGCAATTAACCCCAGATGCTAACCGCTTGTTTCCTGATGGTTATGCGGAGTTAACGTTGGGTTTGATACAGGCGGTAACGGTAGCTTTTGGTGAAACGGGGCTAGATAAGCTCCTGGAAGTCAGGACTAAACAGCAACTTGCTATCTATCAAGCACAAATATCTAACCAAGATACATTAGCAGCAAGATTAGCAGCTTTAGTAAAATTGCGATCGCACGAAGGATACATGGCCGAGAGTAAAGCTTTAGATGATGGTTCTTTCCTGTTGATTGAAAATCACTGTCCCATTTGCGCTGCGGCTACAGCCTGTACGGGATTATGTGAGCAAGAGTTAATGATTTTTCAATGTGTTCTGGGAGAAAATGTAAAAGTAGAGAGAGCAGAACACATCTTAGCAGGGGCAAGACGATGTGTTTATCGGGTTTTTGTTAACGCGACTTAA
- a CDS encoding 2TM domain-containing protein — protein sequence MTYNSEQMQQILQKAFARQQQGEISRQQIIEIASELGVSSASLQAAEQEWLIQEIEEKKRHKFHAQRQGEFKSHLISFIGVNGFLIALNLWTSPSYFWAIFPLLGWGLGLFFSGMKAYKNSGESYEQDFQEWSRKLSK from the coding sequence ATGACTTACAATTCAGAACAAATGCAACAAATTCTCCAAAAAGCTTTTGCCCGTCAGCAACAGGGAGAAATTTCACGGCAGCAGATTATAGAAATCGCCTCAGAACTAGGAGTTTCATCGGCATCCCTGCAAGCTGCTGAACAAGAATGGTTGATCCAAGAAATAGAAGAGAAAAAGCGGCATAAATTTCATGCCCAAAGACAAGGGGAGTTTAAATCACATTTGATTTCTTTTATTGGTGTTAATGGATTTTTGATTGCATTGAATCTGTGGACAAGCCCTTCATATTTCTGGGCGATTTTTCCCTTACTAGGTTGGGGATTAGGTTTGTTTTTTTCTGGTATGAAGGCTTATAAAAATAGCGGGGAATCATATGAACAGGATTTTCAGGAATGGTCTAGAAAATTGTCGAAATAA
- the ruvB gene encoding Holliday junction branch migration DNA helicase RuvB — protein sequence MAIISSKKQPPEPNGKPQQHQESTKPASKENILHPEAAIDEQGKQEESIRPQKFADYIGQKDLKDVLDIAIKAAKSRGEVLDHLLLYGPPGLGKTTMAMILASEMGVNYKITSAPALERPRDIVGLLVNLKPGDILFVDEIHRLSRMTEEILYPAMEDYRLDITVGKGSSARIRSLPLSKFTLVGATTRVGALTSPLRDRFGLIQKLRFYEVDELSKIVLRSSQLLQTHVTEDGATEIARRSRGTPRIANRLLKRVRDYAEVKSCLEVTQNVAAEALELFQVDPCGLDWTDRRMLSVIIEQFNGGPVGLETIAAATGEDTQTIEEVYEPYLMQIGYLSRTPRGRIATKAAYKHMGFTPPNEQMSLL from the coding sequence ATGGCGATCATCTCCTCGAAAAAACAGCCCCCAGAACCCAACGGCAAACCACAACAGCATCAGGAGTCAACAAAACCAGCCTCCAAGGAGAATATTTTGCACCCTGAAGCTGCTATTGATGAACAAGGTAAGCAAGAAGAAAGTATCAGACCACAAAAATTTGCCGACTACATCGGGCAGAAAGACCTCAAAGATGTCTTAGATATTGCCATCAAAGCAGCCAAGTCAAGGGGTGAAGTTTTGGATCACTTGCTACTGTATGGGCCGCCCGGATTGGGTAAAACAACAATGGCAATGATATTAGCATCGGAGATGGGAGTCAACTACAAAATCACCAGTGCGCCAGCTTTAGAACGCCCCAGAGATATTGTCGGGCTACTGGTTAACCTCAAACCAGGTGATATTTTATTTGTGGATGAGATTCATCGCCTCTCACGGATGACAGAGGAAATCCTCTATCCAGCAATGGAAGATTACCGCCTAGATATCACTGTGGGTAAAGGTTCCAGTGCCAGGATTCGCAGCTTGCCTTTGTCAAAGTTTACCTTAGTGGGTGCGACAACCCGCGTCGGTGCTTTGACCTCACCACTACGCGATCGCTTTGGCTTAATTCAAAAACTGCGCTTCTATGAAGTTGACGAACTCAGTAAAATCGTCCTGCGGAGTTCCCAATTACTCCAAACCCATGTCACAGAGGATGGTGCTACAGAAATTGCCCGCCGTTCACGGGGAACACCACGGATTGCTAATAGATTACTCAAGCGTGTACGTGATTATGCTGAAGTAAAATCATGCCTGGAAGTTACCCAAAACGTTGCAGCCGAGGCTTTAGAATTATTTCAAGTAGACCCTTGCGGCTTGGATTGGACAGATCGCCGGATGCTCAGTGTAATTATTGAACAATTTAACGGTGGCCCTGTCGGCTTAGAAACAATTGCTGCGGCTACAGGAGAAGATACCCAAACCATTGAGGAAGTTTACGAACCCTACCTTATGCAAATTGGTTATTTAAGCCGGACTCCCCGTGGACGAATAGCAACCAAAGCGGCATACAAGCACATGGGATTTACACCACCTAATGAGCAAATGTCTTTACTATAG
- a CDS encoding tetratricopeptide repeat protein produces the protein MIKLISIFLSLLLVLGWGTPVMAQTQQPTITQEQLEQGDEWANQAFAATNKGDFVTAEKYWTKIIENFPTNAGAWSNRGNSRVSQNKLEAALADYNKAIELAPNVTDPYLNRGTALEGLGKWEDAIADYNHVLELDPKDAMAYNNRGNAKTGLGKWEDAIADYQKSFEIAPNFAFARANYAIALYETGQKDTAIREMRNIARKYPNFADVRAALTAAYWVNGQKGEAESNWVAAYGLDSRYKDMNWVKNIRRWPPSMVSALDKFLKIQ, from the coding sequence ATGATTAAATTAATTAGTATTTTTCTCAGTCTGTTACTTGTGTTGGGCTGGGGTACACCAGTTATGGCACAAACTCAACAACCTACAATTACCCAAGAACAGTTAGAACAGGGTGATGAGTGGGCAAATCAAGCTTTTGCTGCCACAAATAAAGGTGATTTTGTCACGGCGGAAAAATATTGGACAAAGATTATTGAGAACTTCCCCACCAATGCCGGCGCATGGAGTAACCGGGGCAACTCACGGGTGAGTCAGAATAAATTAGAGGCAGCACTGGCAGATTACAACAAAGCTATAGAATTAGCCCCGAATGTCACTGATCCTTATTTAAATCGTGGTACAGCCTTGGAAGGGTTGGGTAAATGGGAAGACGCGATCGCAGATTATAATCATGTTCTAGAACTCGACCCTAAAGACGCTATGGCTTATAACAATCGCGGCAATGCCAAAACTGGTTTAGGGAAATGGGAAGACGCGATCGCAGATTATCAAAAATCTTTTGAGATTGCCCCTAACTTTGCCTTTGCCCGTGCTAACTATGCCATAGCCCTCTATGAAACTGGGCAGAAAGACACAGCTATCCGTGAAATGCGGAATATTGCCCGTAAATATCCCAACTTTGCTGATGTCCGTGCGGCTTTGACAGCAGCTTACTGGGTAAATGGACAAAAGGGCGAAGCTGAAAGTAACTGGGTAGCTGCCTATGGATTGGATAGTCGCTATAAGGATATGAATTGGGTGAAAAATATCCGTCGCTGGCCTCCGAGTATGGTATCTGCTTTGGATAAATTCTTGAAAATTCAGTAA